The following proteins come from a genomic window of Diceros bicornis minor isolate mBicDic1 chromosome 4, mDicBic1.mat.cur, whole genome shotgun sequence:
- the ABL2 gene encoding tyrosine-protein kinase ABL2 isoform X2, with translation MVLGTVLLPPNSYGRDQDTSLCCLCSEASETAVPNLTDHFASCVEDGFEGDKTGGNSPEALHRPYGCDVEPQALNEAIRWSSKENLLGATESDPNLFVALYDFVASGDNTLSITKGEKLRVLGYNQNGEWSEVRSKNGQGWVPSNYITPVNSLEKHSWYHGPVSRSAAEYLLSSLINGSFLVRESESSPGQLSISLRYEGRVYHYRINTTTDGKVYVTAESRFSTLAELVHHHSTVADGLVTTLHYPAPKCNKPTVYGVSPIHDKWEMERTDITMKHKLGGGQYGEVYVGVWKKYSLTVAVKTLKEDTMEVEEFLKEAAVMKEIKHPNLVQLLGVCTLEPPFYIVTEYMPYGNLLDYLRECNREEVTAVVLLYMATQISSAMEYLEKKNFIHRDLAARNCLVGENHVVKVADFGLSRLMTGDTYTAHAGAKFPIKWTAPESLAYNTFSIKSDVWAFGVLLWEIATYGMSPYPGIDLSQVYDLLEKGYRMEQPEGCPPKVYELMRACWKWSPADRPSFAETHQAFETMFHDSSISEEVAEELGRAASSSSVVPYLPRLPILPSKTRTLKKQVENKENIEGAQDATENSASSSAPGFIRSAQAPSGSPALPRKQRDKSPSSLLEDAKETCFTRDRKGGFFSSFMKKRNAPTPPKRSSSFREMENQPHKKYELTGNFSSVASLQHADGFSFTPAQQEANLVPPKCYGGSFAQRNLCNDDGGGGGVSGTAGGGWSGITGFFTPRLIKKTLGLRAGKPTASDDTSKPFPRSNSTSSMSSGLPEQDRMAMTLPRNCQRSKLQLERTVSTSSQPEENVDRANDMLPKKSEEGAPTKERPKAKLLPRGATALPLRTPSGDPAITEKDSPGVGVAGVAAAPKNKERNGGARLGMAGVPEDGEQTGWSSPAKAAAVLPTTHNHKVPVLISPNLKHTPADVQLIGTDSQGNKFKLLSEHQVTSSGDKDRPRRVKPKCAPPPPPVMRLLQHPSICSDPTEEPTAPAAGQPTSETQEGGKKAAPGAVPTSGKAGRPAMPPPQVPQPTSSISPAKMANGTAGTKVALRKTKQAAEKISADKISKEALLECADLLSSAITEPVPNSQLVDTGHQLLDYCSGYVDCIPQTRNKFAFREAVSKLELSLQELQVSSAAAGVPGANPVLNNLLSCVQEISDVVQR, from the exons ATGGTCCTTGGGACAGTTCTCCTTCCACCTAATAGTTATGGCAGAGATCAGGACACGTCGCTTTGCTGCCTGTGTAGTGAGGCCTCAGAAACTGCTGTACCCAACTTGACAG atcACTTTGCCAGCTGTGTGGAGGATGGATTTGAGGGAGACAAGACTGGAGGCaatagtccag aaGCCTTGCACCGCCCCTATGGATGTGATGTTGAACCCCAGGCACTGAATGAAGCCATCAGGTGGAGCTCCAAGGAGAACTTGCTCGGAGCCACTGAGAGTGACCCTAATCTCTTTGTTGCACTTTATGATTTTGTAGCAAGTGGTGATAACACACTTAGCATCACTAAAG GTGAAAAGCTACGAGTCCTTGGTTACAACCAGAATGGTGAGTGGAGTGAAGTTCGCTCTAAGAATGGCCAAGGTTGGGTGCCAAGCAACTACATCACCCCGGTGAACAGCCTGGAAAAACATTCCTGGTACCATGGACCTGTGTCACGCAGTGCAGCAGAGTATCTACTCAGCAGTCTAATCAATGGCAGTTTCCTGGTGCGAGAAAGTGAGAGCAGCCCCGGGCAGCTGTCAATCTCGCTCAGGTATGAGGGGCGTGTCTATCACTACAGGATCAATACCACCACAGATGGCAAG GTCTATGTAACTGCTGAGAGCCGCTTTAGCACCTTGGCGGAGCTTGTTCACCATCACTCCACAGTGGCTGATGGGCTGGTGACCACATTGCACTACCCAGCACCCAAGTGTAATAAGCCTACAGTCTACGGTGTGTCCCCCATCCATGACAAATGGGAAATGGAACGAACAGATATTACCATGAAGCACAAACTTGGGGGTGGTCAGTATGGAGAGGTTTACGTTGGCGTCTGGAAGAAATATAGCCTCACGGTTGCTGTGAAAACATTGAAG GAAGATACCATGGAGGTGGAGGAGTTCCTGAAAGAAGCTGCAGTGATGAAGGAAATCAAGCATCCTAATCTGGTGCAACTATTAG GTGTGTGTACTTTGGAGCCACCATTTTACATTGTGACTGAATACATGCCATATGGAAACTTGCTTGATTATCTCCGAGAATGCAACCGAGAAGAGGTGACTGCAGTTGTACTGCTTTACATGGCCACTCAGATCTCTTCTGCCATGGAGTATTTAGAGAAGAAGAATTTCATCCATAG AGATCTTGCAGCTCGTAACTGCCTGGTGGGAGAAAACCATGTGGTGAAAGTGGCTGACTTTGGCTTAAGTAGATTGATGACTGGGGACACCTATACTGCTCATGCTGGAGCCAAATTTCCTATTAAGTGGACAGCACCAGAGAGTCTTGCCTATAATACCTTCTCAATTAAATCTGATGTCTGGG CTTTTGGGGTACTGTTATGGGAAATTGCTACATATGGAATGTCACCATATCCAGGTATTGACCTATCTCAGGTCTATGATCTGTTGGAAAAAGGATATCGAATGGAACAGCCTGAAGGATGCCCCCCTAAGGTTTATGAACTCATGAGAGCAT GCTGGAAATGGAGCCCTGCTGACAGGCCCTCTTTTGCTGAAACACATCAAGCTTTTGAAACCATGTTCCATGACTCCAGCATTTCTGAAG AGGTAGCTGAGGAACTTGGGAGAGCCGCCTCCTCCTCATCTGTTGTTCCATACCTGCCCCGATTACCTATACTTCCTTCTAAGACCCGGACGCTGAAGAAACAGGTGGAGAACAAGGAGAATATCGAAGGGGCACAAGATGCCACTGAAAATTCTGCTTCCAGTTCAGCACCAG GGTTCATTAGAAGTGCACAGGCCCCCAGTGGGTCCCCAGCACTGCCTCGAAAGCAGAGAGACAAATCACCCAGCAGCCTCTTGGAAGACGCCAAAGAGACATGCTTCACCAGGGATAGGAAGGGAGGCTTCTTCAGCTCCTTCATGAAAAAGAGAAATGCTCCCACACCCCCCAAACGCAGCAGCTCCTTCCGAGAAATGGAGAATCAGCCCCACAAGAAATATGAACTCACGGGTAACTTCTCATCTGTTGCTTCTCTGCAGCATGCTGATGGGTTCTCTTTCACTCCTGCCCAGCAAGAGGCGAATCTGGTGCCACCCAAGTGCTATGGGGGGAGCTTTGCACAGAGGAATCTCTGTAATGACGacggtggtgggggtggggtcagTGGCACTGCTGGGGGTGGGTGGTCTGGCATCACAGGCTTCTTTACGCCACGCTTAATCAAAAAGACACTGGGCTTACGAGCGGGTAAACCCACAGCCAGTGATGACACTTCCAAGCCTTTTCCAAGGTCAAACTCTACATCTTCCATGTCCTCAGGGCTTCCAGAGCAGGATAGGATGGCAATGACCCTTCCCAGGAACTGCCAGAGGTCCAAACTCCAGCTGGAAAGGACAGTGTCCACCTCTTCTCAGCCAGAAGAGAATGTGGACAGGGCCAATGACATGCTTCCAAAAAaatcagaggaaggtgctccaaCCAAGGAGAGACCAAAAGCCAAACTTTTGCCCAGAGGAGCCACAGCTCTTCCTCTCAGAACCCCCTCTGGGGATCCAGCCATTACAGAGAAGGACTctccaggggtgggggtggctggagtGGCAGCTGCTCCAAAGAACAAGGAGAGGAATGGTGGGGCACGACTTGGCATGGCTGGAGTCCCAGAGGATGGCGAGCAGACAGGCTGGTCTTCTCCAGCCAAGGCTGCGGCAGTCCTCCCAACCACTCACAACCACAAAGTGCCAGTCCTTATCTCACCCAATCTGAAGCACACTCCAGCTGATGTGCAGCTCATTGGCACAGACTCTCAGGGGAATAAATTCAAGCTCTTATCTGAGCATCAGGTAACATCCTCTGGAGACAAGGACCGACCCCGACGGGTAAAACCAAagtgtgccccacccccaccaccagtgATGAGACTACTGCAGCATCCGTCCATATGCTCAGACCCCACGGAAGAGCCAACTGCCCCAGCTGCAGGACAGCCCACGTCAGAAAcgcaggaaggagggaaaaaggcAGCTCCAGGGGCAGTGCCCACCAGTGGGAAAGCTGGGAGGCCTGCGATGCCTCCACCTCAAGTGCCTCAGCCCACATCTTCCATCTCGCCAGCCAAAATGGCCAATGGCACAGCAGGTACTAAAGTGGCTCTGAGAAAAACCAAACAGGCAGCTGAGAAAATCTCAGCAGACAAAATCAGCAAAGAAGCCCTACTAGAATGTGCTGACCTACTGTCCAGTGCAATCACGGAACCTGTGCCCAACAGCCAGCTGGTGGACACTGGACACCAGCTGCTCGACTACTGCTCAGGCTATGTGGACTGCATCCCTCAGACTCGCAACAAATTTGCCTTCCGAGAGGCTGTGAGCAAACTGGAACTCAGCCTGCAGGAGCTGCAGGTGTCTTCAGCAGCTGCCGGTGTGCCCGGGGCAAACCCTGTCCTTAATAACTTATTGTCGTGTGTACAGGAGATCAGTGATGTGGTGCAGAGGTAG
- the ABL2 gene encoding tyrosine-protein kinase ABL2 isoform X5, translating to MVLGTVLLPPNSYGRDQDTSLCCLCSEASETAVPNLTDHFASCVEDGFEGDKTGGNSPEALHRPYGCDVEPQALNEAIRWSSKENLLGATESDPNLFVALYDFVASGDNTLSITKGEKLRVLGYNQNGEWSEVRSKNGQGWVPSNYITPVNSLEKHSWYHGPVSRSAAEYLLSSLINGSFLVRESESSPGQLSISLRYEGRVYHYRINTTTDGKVYVTAESRFSTLAELVHHHSTVADGLVTTLHYPAPKCNKPTVYGVSPIHDKWEMERTDITMKHKLGGGQYGEVYVGVWKKYSLTVAVKTLKEDTMEVEEFLKEAAVMKEIKHPNLVQLLGVCTLEPPFYIVTEYMPYGNLLDYLRECNREEVTAVVLLYMATQISSAMEYLEKKNFIHRDLAARNCLVGENHVVKVADFGLSRLMTGDTYTAHAGAKFPIKWTAPESLAYNTFSIKSDVWAFGVLLWEIATYGMSPYPGIDLSQVYDLLEKGYRMEQPEGCPPKVYELMRACWKWSPADRPSFAETHQAFETMFHDSSISEEVAEELGRAASSSSVVPYLPRLPILPSKTRTLKKQVENKENIEGAQDATENSASSSAPGFIRSAQAPSGSPALPRKQRDKSPSSLLEDAKETCFTRDRKGGFFSSFMKKRNAPTPPKRSSSFREMENQPHKKYELTGLPEQDRMAMTLPRNCQRSKLQLERTVSTSSQPEENVDRANDMLPKKSEEGAPTKERPKAKLLPRGATALPLRTPSGDPAITEKDSPGVGVAGVAAAPKNKERNGGARLGMAGVPEDGEQTGWSSPAKAAAVLPTTHNHKVPVLISPNLKHTPADVQLIGTDSQGNKFKLLSEHQVTSSGDKDRPRRVKPKCAPPPPPVMRLLQHPSICSDPTEEPTAPAAGQPTSETQEGGKKAAPGAVPTSGKAGRPAMPPPQVPQPTSSISPAKMANGTAGTKVALRKTKQAAEKISADKISKEALLECADLLSSAITEPVPNSQLVDTGHQLLDYCSGYVDCIPQTRNKFAFREAVSKLELSLQELQVSSAAAGVPGANPVLNNLLSCVQEISDVVQR from the exons ATGGTCCTTGGGACAGTTCTCCTTCCACCTAATAGTTATGGCAGAGATCAGGACACGTCGCTTTGCTGCCTGTGTAGTGAGGCCTCAGAAACTGCTGTACCCAACTTGACAG atcACTTTGCCAGCTGTGTGGAGGATGGATTTGAGGGAGACAAGACTGGAGGCaatagtccag aaGCCTTGCACCGCCCCTATGGATGTGATGTTGAACCCCAGGCACTGAATGAAGCCATCAGGTGGAGCTCCAAGGAGAACTTGCTCGGAGCCACTGAGAGTGACCCTAATCTCTTTGTTGCACTTTATGATTTTGTAGCAAGTGGTGATAACACACTTAGCATCACTAAAG GTGAAAAGCTACGAGTCCTTGGTTACAACCAGAATGGTGAGTGGAGTGAAGTTCGCTCTAAGAATGGCCAAGGTTGGGTGCCAAGCAACTACATCACCCCGGTGAACAGCCTGGAAAAACATTCCTGGTACCATGGACCTGTGTCACGCAGTGCAGCAGAGTATCTACTCAGCAGTCTAATCAATGGCAGTTTCCTGGTGCGAGAAAGTGAGAGCAGCCCCGGGCAGCTGTCAATCTCGCTCAGGTATGAGGGGCGTGTCTATCACTACAGGATCAATACCACCACAGATGGCAAG GTCTATGTAACTGCTGAGAGCCGCTTTAGCACCTTGGCGGAGCTTGTTCACCATCACTCCACAGTGGCTGATGGGCTGGTGACCACATTGCACTACCCAGCACCCAAGTGTAATAAGCCTACAGTCTACGGTGTGTCCCCCATCCATGACAAATGGGAAATGGAACGAACAGATATTACCATGAAGCACAAACTTGGGGGTGGTCAGTATGGAGAGGTTTACGTTGGCGTCTGGAAGAAATATAGCCTCACGGTTGCTGTGAAAACATTGAAG GAAGATACCATGGAGGTGGAGGAGTTCCTGAAAGAAGCTGCAGTGATGAAGGAAATCAAGCATCCTAATCTGGTGCAACTATTAG GTGTGTGTACTTTGGAGCCACCATTTTACATTGTGACTGAATACATGCCATATGGAAACTTGCTTGATTATCTCCGAGAATGCAACCGAGAAGAGGTGACTGCAGTTGTACTGCTTTACATGGCCACTCAGATCTCTTCTGCCATGGAGTATTTAGAGAAGAAGAATTTCATCCATAG AGATCTTGCAGCTCGTAACTGCCTGGTGGGAGAAAACCATGTGGTGAAAGTGGCTGACTTTGGCTTAAGTAGATTGATGACTGGGGACACCTATACTGCTCATGCTGGAGCCAAATTTCCTATTAAGTGGACAGCACCAGAGAGTCTTGCCTATAATACCTTCTCAATTAAATCTGATGTCTGGG CTTTTGGGGTACTGTTATGGGAAATTGCTACATATGGAATGTCACCATATCCAGGTATTGACCTATCTCAGGTCTATGATCTGTTGGAAAAAGGATATCGAATGGAACAGCCTGAAGGATGCCCCCCTAAGGTTTATGAACTCATGAGAGCAT GCTGGAAATGGAGCCCTGCTGACAGGCCCTCTTTTGCTGAAACACATCAAGCTTTTGAAACCATGTTCCATGACTCCAGCATTTCTGAAG AGGTAGCTGAGGAACTTGGGAGAGCCGCCTCCTCCTCATCTGTTGTTCCATACCTGCCCCGATTACCTATACTTCCTTCTAAGACCCGGACGCTGAAGAAACAGGTGGAGAACAAGGAGAATATCGAAGGGGCACAAGATGCCACTGAAAATTCTGCTTCCAGTTCAGCACCAG GGTTCATTAGAAGTGCACAGGCCCCCAGTGGGTCCCCAGCACTGCCTCGAAAGCAGAGAGACAAATCACCCAGCAGCCTCTTGGAAGACGCCAAAGAGACATGCTTCACCAGGGATAGGAAGGGAGGCTTCTTCAGCTCCTTCATGAAAAAGAGAAATGCTCCCACACCCCCCAAACGCAGCAGCTCCTTCCGAGAAATGGAGAATCAGCCCCACAAGAAATATGAACTCACGG GGCTTCCAGAGCAGGATAGGATGGCAATGACCCTTCCCAGGAACTGCCAGAGGTCCAAACTCCAGCTGGAAAGGACAGTGTCCACCTCTTCTCAGCCAGAAGAGAATGTGGACAGGGCCAATGACATGCTTCCAAAAAaatcagaggaaggtgctccaaCCAAGGAGAGACCAAAAGCCAAACTTTTGCCCAGAGGAGCCACAGCTCTTCCTCTCAGAACCCCCTCTGGGGATCCAGCCATTACAGAGAAGGACTctccaggggtgggggtggctggagtGGCAGCTGCTCCAAAGAACAAGGAGAGGAATGGTGGGGCACGACTTGGCATGGCTGGAGTCCCAGAGGATGGCGAGCAGACAGGCTGGTCTTCTCCAGCCAAGGCTGCGGCAGTCCTCCCAACCACTCACAACCACAAAGTGCCAGTCCTTATCTCACCCAATCTGAAGCACACTCCAGCTGATGTGCAGCTCATTGGCACAGACTCTCAGGGGAATAAATTCAAGCTCTTATCTGAGCATCAGGTAACATCCTCTGGAGACAAGGACCGACCCCGACGGGTAAAACCAAagtgtgccccacccccaccaccagtgATGAGACTACTGCAGCATCCGTCCATATGCTCAGACCCCACGGAAGAGCCAACTGCCCCAGCTGCAGGACAGCCCACGTCAGAAAcgcaggaaggagggaaaaaggcAGCTCCAGGGGCAGTGCCCACCAGTGGGAAAGCTGGGAGGCCTGCGATGCCTCCACCTCAAGTGCCTCAGCCCACATCTTCCATCTCGCCAGCCAAAATGGCCAATGGCACAGCAGGTACTAAAGTGGCTCTGAGAAAAACCAAACAGGCAGCTGAGAAAATCTCAGCAGACAAAATCAGCAAAGAAGCCCTACTAGAATGTGCTGACCTACTGTCCAGTGCAATCACGGAACCTGTGCCCAACAGCCAGCTGGTGGACACTGGACACCAGCTGCTCGACTACTGCTCAGGCTATGTGGACTGCATCCCTCAGACTCGCAACAAATTTGCCTTCCGAGAGGCTGTGAGCAAACTGGAACTCAGCCTGCAGGAGCTGCAGGTGTCTTCAGCAGCTGCCGGTGTGCCCGGGGCAAACCCTGTCCTTAATAACTTATTGTCGTGTGTACAGGAGATCAGTGATGTGGTGCAGAGGTAG
- the ABL2 gene encoding tyrosine-protein kinase ABL2 isoform X4, giving the protein MGQQVGRVGEAPGLQQPQPRGIRGSSAARPSGRRRDLAGRTTEAGFNIFTQHDHFASCVEDGFEGDKTGGNSPEALHRPYGCDVEPQALNEAIRWSSKENLLGATESDPNLFVALYDFVASGDNTLSITKGEKLRVLGYNQNGEWSEVRSKNGQGWVPSNYITPVNSLEKHSWYHGPVSRSAAEYLLSSLINGSFLVRESESSPGQLSISLRYEGRVYHYRINTTTDGKVYVTAESRFSTLAELVHHHSTVADGLVTTLHYPAPKCNKPTVYGVSPIHDKWEMERTDITMKHKLGGGQYGEVYVGVWKKYSLTVAVKTLKEDTMEVEEFLKEAAVMKEIKHPNLVQLLGVCTLEPPFYIVTEYMPYGNLLDYLRECNREEVTAVVLLYMATQISSAMEYLEKKNFIHRDLAARNCLVGENHVVKVADFGLSRLMTGDTYTAHAGAKFPIKWTAPESLAYNTFSIKSDVWAFGVLLWEIATYGMSPYPGIDLSQVYDLLEKGYRMEQPEGCPPKVYELMRACWKWSPADRPSFAETHQAFETMFHDSSISEEVAEELGRAASSSSVVPYLPRLPILPSKTRTLKKQVENKENIEGAQDATENSASSSAPGFIRSAQAPSGSPALPRKQRDKSPSSLLEDAKETCFTRDRKGGFFSSFMKKRNAPTPPKRSSSFREMENQPHKKYELTGLPEQDRMAMTLPRNCQRSKLQLERTVSTSSQPEENVDRANDMLPKKSEEGAPTKERPKAKLLPRGATALPLRTPSGDPAITEKDSPGVGVAGVAAAPKNKERNGGARLGMAGVPEDGEQTGWSSPAKAAAVLPTTHNHKVPVLISPNLKHTPADVQLIGTDSQGNKFKLLSEHQVTSSGDKDRPRRVKPKCAPPPPPVMRLLQHPSICSDPTEEPTAPAAGQPTSETQEGGKKAAPGAVPTSGKAGRPAMPPPQVPQPTSSISPAKMANGTAGTKVALRKTKQAAEKISADKISKEALLECADLLSSAITEPVPNSQLVDTGHQLLDYCSGYVDCIPQTRNKFAFREAVSKLELSLQELQVSSAAAGVPGANPVLNNLLSCVQEISDVVQR; this is encoded by the exons atcACTTTGCCAGCTGTGTGGAGGATGGATTTGAGGGAGACAAGACTGGAGGCaatagtccag aaGCCTTGCACCGCCCCTATGGATGTGATGTTGAACCCCAGGCACTGAATGAAGCCATCAGGTGGAGCTCCAAGGAGAACTTGCTCGGAGCCACTGAGAGTGACCCTAATCTCTTTGTTGCACTTTATGATTTTGTAGCAAGTGGTGATAACACACTTAGCATCACTAAAG GTGAAAAGCTACGAGTCCTTGGTTACAACCAGAATGGTGAGTGGAGTGAAGTTCGCTCTAAGAATGGCCAAGGTTGGGTGCCAAGCAACTACATCACCCCGGTGAACAGCCTGGAAAAACATTCCTGGTACCATGGACCTGTGTCACGCAGTGCAGCAGAGTATCTACTCAGCAGTCTAATCAATGGCAGTTTCCTGGTGCGAGAAAGTGAGAGCAGCCCCGGGCAGCTGTCAATCTCGCTCAGGTATGAGGGGCGTGTCTATCACTACAGGATCAATACCACCACAGATGGCAAG GTCTATGTAACTGCTGAGAGCCGCTTTAGCACCTTGGCGGAGCTTGTTCACCATCACTCCACAGTGGCTGATGGGCTGGTGACCACATTGCACTACCCAGCACCCAAGTGTAATAAGCCTACAGTCTACGGTGTGTCCCCCATCCATGACAAATGGGAAATGGAACGAACAGATATTACCATGAAGCACAAACTTGGGGGTGGTCAGTATGGAGAGGTTTACGTTGGCGTCTGGAAGAAATATAGCCTCACGGTTGCTGTGAAAACATTGAAG GAAGATACCATGGAGGTGGAGGAGTTCCTGAAAGAAGCTGCAGTGATGAAGGAAATCAAGCATCCTAATCTGGTGCAACTATTAG GTGTGTGTACTTTGGAGCCACCATTTTACATTGTGACTGAATACATGCCATATGGAAACTTGCTTGATTATCTCCGAGAATGCAACCGAGAAGAGGTGACTGCAGTTGTACTGCTTTACATGGCCACTCAGATCTCTTCTGCCATGGAGTATTTAGAGAAGAAGAATTTCATCCATAG AGATCTTGCAGCTCGTAACTGCCTGGTGGGAGAAAACCATGTGGTGAAAGTGGCTGACTTTGGCTTAAGTAGATTGATGACTGGGGACACCTATACTGCTCATGCTGGAGCCAAATTTCCTATTAAGTGGACAGCACCAGAGAGTCTTGCCTATAATACCTTCTCAATTAAATCTGATGTCTGGG CTTTTGGGGTACTGTTATGGGAAATTGCTACATATGGAATGTCACCATATCCAGGTATTGACCTATCTCAGGTCTATGATCTGTTGGAAAAAGGATATCGAATGGAACAGCCTGAAGGATGCCCCCCTAAGGTTTATGAACTCATGAGAGCAT GCTGGAAATGGAGCCCTGCTGACAGGCCCTCTTTTGCTGAAACACATCAAGCTTTTGAAACCATGTTCCATGACTCCAGCATTTCTGAAG AGGTAGCTGAGGAACTTGGGAGAGCCGCCTCCTCCTCATCTGTTGTTCCATACCTGCCCCGATTACCTATACTTCCTTCTAAGACCCGGACGCTGAAGAAACAGGTGGAGAACAAGGAGAATATCGAAGGGGCACAAGATGCCACTGAAAATTCTGCTTCCAGTTCAGCACCAG GGTTCATTAGAAGTGCACAGGCCCCCAGTGGGTCCCCAGCACTGCCTCGAAAGCAGAGAGACAAATCACCCAGCAGCCTCTTGGAAGACGCCAAAGAGACATGCTTCACCAGGGATAGGAAGGGAGGCTTCTTCAGCTCCTTCATGAAAAAGAGAAATGCTCCCACACCCCCCAAACGCAGCAGCTCCTTCCGAGAAATGGAGAATCAGCCCCACAAGAAATATGAACTCACGG GGCTTCCAGAGCAGGATAGGATGGCAATGACCCTTCCCAGGAACTGCCAGAGGTCCAAACTCCAGCTGGAAAGGACAGTGTCCACCTCTTCTCAGCCAGAAGAGAATGTGGACAGGGCCAATGACATGCTTCCAAAAAaatcagaggaaggtgctccaaCCAAGGAGAGACCAAAAGCCAAACTTTTGCCCAGAGGAGCCACAGCTCTTCCTCTCAGAACCCCCTCTGGGGATCCAGCCATTACAGAGAAGGACTctccaggggtgggggtggctggagtGGCAGCTGCTCCAAAGAACAAGGAGAGGAATGGTGGGGCACGACTTGGCATGGCTGGAGTCCCAGAGGATGGCGAGCAGACAGGCTGGTCTTCTCCAGCCAAGGCTGCGGCAGTCCTCCCAACCACTCACAACCACAAAGTGCCAGTCCTTATCTCACCCAATCTGAAGCACACTCCAGCTGATGTGCAGCTCATTGGCACAGACTCTCAGGGGAATAAATTCAAGCTCTTATCTGAGCATCAGGTAACATCCTCTGGAGACAAGGACCGACCCCGACGGGTAAAACCAAagtgtgccccacccccaccaccagtgATGAGACTACTGCAGCATCCGTCCATATGCTCAGACCCCACGGAAGAGCCAACTGCCCCAGCTGCAGGACAGCCCACGTCAGAAAcgcaggaaggagggaaaaaggcAGCTCCAGGGGCAGTGCCCACCAGTGGGAAAGCTGGGAGGCCTGCGATGCCTCCACCTCAAGTGCCTCAGCCCACATCTTCCATCTCGCCAGCCAAAATGGCCAATGGCACAGCAGGTACTAAAGTGGCTCTGAGAAAAACCAAACAGGCAGCTGAGAAAATCTCAGCAGACAAAATCAGCAAAGAAGCCCTACTAGAATGTGCTGACCTACTGTCCAGTGCAATCACGGAACCTGTGCCCAACAGCCAGCTGGTGGACACTGGACACCAGCTGCTCGACTACTGCTCAGGCTATGTGGACTGCATCCCTCAGACTCGCAACAAATTTGCCTTCCGAGAGGCTGTGAGCAAACTGGAACTCAGCCTGCAGGAGCTGCAGGTGTCTTCAGCAGCTGCCGGTGTGCCCGGGGCAAACCCTGTCCTTAATAACTTATTGTCGTGTGTACAGGAGATCAGTGATGTGGTGCAGAGGTAG